One part of the Sebastes fasciatus isolate fSebFas1 chromosome 8, fSebFas1.pri, whole genome shotgun sequence genome encodes these proteins:
- the avpr2aa gene encoding vasopressin V2 receptor has product MESISVETDWDGLALSSLVATGRNNFSSSPLFVSELNSFNSSHSGGSFFGIFPENGSTTTPHTVPQPRMRDLGLARAEIAVLGVILALTTLGNSFVLWVLLRRRKHNAPMHVFMVNLCVADLVVALFQVLPQLIWDITEKFQGPDFLCRSIKYLQIVGMFASSYMIVAMTVDRHQAICCPLQAYRGGSMSRWNTPVMVAWGLALVLSIPQVFIFSRLEVADGEFECWGKFAEPWGLKAYVTWMTVAVFVLPALIITICQIRIFREIHNNIYLKSERMVTAELKKNEIFFRFHSFKKEDERARERGRRASGGGGRDSRGGGQLLKGVNNNPHNNSQVGECYDHAPSAIQYNSSCGEHVTTALSTQQQTLNGSDCQDSYTSYEPASGSPRCSLDYARPPTPSIPPPSITKAMSKTVRMTLVIVLVYTICWSPYFIVQLWAAWDPNPPDQARVAFTILMLLASLNSCTNPWIYTAFSSSVSRELQNLLQCRSRAGRRGSLPDDSTTTHTSTTKDSMY; this is encoded by the exons ATGGAAAGCATCAGTGTGGAAACGGACTGGGATGGGTTagccctctcctctctggtcgcCACAGGAAGGAACAACTTCTCTTCCTCGCCGTTGTTTGTCTCTGAGCTGAACTCCTTCAACAGCTCTCACAGCGGGGGATCCTTCTTTGGGATCTTCCCTGAGAATGGTTCCACCACCACGCCTCACACCGTGCCCCAACCCAGGATGAGGGACCTGGGTCTGGCCCGGGCGGAGATCGCGGTACTCGGGGTGATTCTGGCTCTCACCACCTTGGGGAACAGCTTTGTGCTGTGGGtgctgctgaggaggaggaagcacaATGCGCCGATGCATGTGTTCATGGTCAACCTGTGTGTGGCTGACCTGGTGGTGGCCCTCTTTCAG GTTCTTCCCCAGCTAATATGGGACATCACAGAGAAGTTCCAGGGGCCCGACTTTCTCTGCCGGTCCATCAAGTACTTGCAGATTGTGGGCATGTTTGCTTCCTCCTATATGATAGTTGCCATGACGGTAGACCGACACCAGGCCATCTGCTGCCCATTGCAAGCCTACCGTGGGGGATCGATGTCCCGCTGGAACACCCCCGTCATGGTGGCCTGGGGCTTGGCGCTAGTCCTCAGCATACCACAG GTCTTCATCTTCTCTCGCTTAGAAGTGGCGGACGGAGAGTTCGAGTGCTGGGGTAAATTTGCTGAGCCGTGGGGGCTGAAGGCCTACGTCACCTGGATGACCGTGGCTGTCTTCGTCCTGCCCGctctcatcatcaccatctGTCAG ATAAGAATCTTCCGAGAGATTCACAATAACATCTACTTAAAGTCAGAGAGGATGGTGACGGCTGAGTTAAAGAAGAATGAGATCTTCTTCCGCTTCCACAGCTTCAAGAAGGAGGACGAGCGGGCCAGGGAGAGGGGGAGACGGGCGTCCGGAGGAGGGGGTAgggacagcagaggaggaggacagctcTTAAAGGGTGTGAATAACAACCCTCACAATAACAGCCAAGTGGGCGAGTGTTACGACCATGCACCATCCGCTATCCAGTATAACAGTTCCTGTGGTGAACATGTGACAACAGCATTGTCCACACAGCAGCAAACACTGAACGGCTCTGATTGCCAAGACTCCTACACGTCCTACGAGCCGGCCTCCGGCTCACCCCGCTGCTCCCTCGACTACGCCCGCCCTCCCACTCCATCCATCCCGCCTCCAAGCATCACTAAAGCCATGTCCAAGACAGTGAGGATGACCCTGGTCATTGTGCTGGTCTATACTATCTGCTGGTCGCCTTACTTCATTGTCCAGCTTTGGGCGGCCTGGGACCCAAACCCTCCAGACCAAG caAGAGTGGCCTTCACTATCCTGATGCTGCTGGCCAGTCTGAACTCGTGCACCAACCCGTGGATCTACACGGCTTTCTCCAGCAGCGTGTCCAGAGAACTGCAGAACCTGCTGCAGTGTCGGTCGCGAGCTGGCCGCCGCggctcgctgcccgacgactccaccaccacacacacctccaccaccaAGGACAGCATGTACTAA